One Enterococcus silesiacus genomic window carries:
- a CDS encoding cyclic pyranopterin monophosphate synthase accessory protein — MNKPLQFTHINEQGKARMVDISEKETSARVATAYGEIHMNKVVADGIKNQTIKKGEVLQVARVAGIMAAKKTFELIPLCHVLALSKCEVEFNWKTDQLLSVHCVTKTIGQTGVEMEALMGANIALLTIYDMCKALDREMKITNVCLVEKSGGKSGHFISTNHLPHE; from the coding sequence ATGAATAAACCTTTACAGTTTACGCATATCAACGAACAAGGAAAAGCACGCATGGTAGACATTTCTGAAAAAGAAACGAGCGCAAGAGTAGCGACAGCTTACGGAGAAATCCATATGAACAAAGTTGTTGCTGATGGCATCAAAAATCAAACGATAAAAAAAGGTGAAGTCCTACAAGTGGCCAGAGTGGCTGGGATTATGGCAGCCAAGAAGACGTTTGAACTGATCCCGCTTTGTCATGTATTAGCTTTAAGCAAATGTGAAGTAGAGTTTAACTGGAAAACGGATCAACTATTAAGTGTCCATTGTGTAACGAAAACAATCGGTCAAACGGGCGTAGAAATGGAAGCACTGATGGGAGCCAATATTGCGTTACTAACGATTTACGATATGTGCAAGGCACTTGACCGTGAAATGAAGATCACAAATGTTTGCTTAGTTGAAAAATCTGGTGGGAAAAGTGGACACTTTATTTCAACCAATCATCTACCCCATGAATAA
- a CDS encoding cyclic pyranopterin phosphate synthase MoaA, translating into MKDSFNREIDYVRLSVTDRCDLRCTYCMPATGMCFLKKTEVLSFDEILFLLRNLAEQGIKKVKITGGEPLTRLDTVPLIKAIKAISGIEKVTLTTNGIQLARYASALKAAKLDGINISIDTLDPDEFREITRIGDLKRVLAGLEKAIEVGLPNIKVNTVARGELTDEEICEIASLAKANGIHVRFIELMPIGLGKGCPGKTQEELISVLQATYGELKPFDQRLGNGPASYFSVTDFKGKIGFISALGHCFCADCDRIRITADGCLKTCLHMDDGCELKYALQTENKELLLEQVFSAIQKKPEKHHFLESQGDSRLMSQIGG; encoded by the coding sequence ATGAAGGATTCCTTTAATCGTGAAATTGATTATGTTCGATTATCTGTGACGGATCGCTGCGATCTTCGCTGTACCTACTGTATGCCGGCTACAGGTATGTGTTTTCTAAAGAAAACAGAAGTGTTAAGCTTTGACGAAATTCTTTTTTTGCTCAGGAACCTTGCTGAACAAGGAATTAAAAAAGTGAAAATTACAGGAGGCGAACCGCTGACAAGATTAGATACTGTTCCTTTGATTAAAGCAATCAAAGCAATCAGCGGGATTGAAAAAGTAACATTAACAACGAATGGCATACAACTTGCGAGATACGCTAGTGCTTTAAAAGCAGCGAAATTAGACGGAATCAACATCAGTATCGATACGCTTGATCCAGATGAATTTCGTGAAATTACTAGAATCGGTGATTTGAAAAGAGTGCTGGCTGGCTTAGAAAAGGCAATAGAGGTAGGTTTGCCTAATATTAAAGTCAACACTGTAGCCAGAGGTGAACTAACTGATGAAGAAATTTGTGAAATCGCCTCACTTGCTAAAGCGAATGGGATCCATGTTCGCTTTATCGAATTAATGCCGATTGGATTAGGGAAGGGGTGTCCAGGAAAAACGCAAGAAGAGCTTATTTCGGTGCTACAGGCAACTTATGGTGAACTTAAACCTTTTGATCAGCGTTTAGGTAATGGGCCAGCAAGTTATTTTTCTGTAACAGACTTTAAAGGGAAAATTGGATTTATCAGTGCTTTAGGGCATTGCTTTTGTGCTGATTGTGATCGAATTCGTATCACAGCGGATGGCTGCTTGAAAACTTGTCTGCATATGGATGACGGATGTGAACTAAAATATGCCTTACAGACAGAAAACAAAGAATTATTATTAGAGCAAGTTTTTTCAGCGATTCAGAAAAAGCCTGAGAAACATCATTTTCTTGAGAGTCAAGGCGATTCTCGGTTAATGTCACAAATTGGAGGTTAA
- a CDS encoding molybdenum cofactor biosynthesis protein MoaC, which yields MAVGEIIGINISEKRGTQKKEIPEVDLVKGFGLENDAHGGNWHRQVSLLSFEKITEFNERGARVGNGAFGENIIVSGIDLRLLPVGSQIRIGEAALVVTQIGKECHKHCQIYARVGDCIMPREGIFAVVVAEGHIKKGDKLEVV from the coding sequence ATGGCAGTCGGAGAAATTATCGGAATCAATATTAGTGAAAAGCGAGGGACACAGAAAAAAGAAATTCCAGAAGTTGATTTAGTGAAGGGGTTTGGCTTAGAAAATGACGCTCATGGTGGAAACTGGCATCGTCAAGTCAGTTTATTGTCCTTTGAGAAGATCACAGAGTTTAATGAACGGGGAGCGCGTGTTGGTAACGGTGCTTTTGGTGAAAATATTATTGTCTCAGGAATTGATTTACGTCTATTACCTGTAGGCAGTCAAATTCGGATCGGTGAAGCCGCTTTAGTGGTGACGCAAATTGGCAAGGAATGCCATAAGCATTGCCAGATTTACGCGCGTGTAGGTGATTGCATCATGCCCAGAGAAGGTATTTTTGCTGTTGTTGTAGCAGAAGGGCACATTAAAAAAGGGGACAAGCTTGAAGTTGTATAA